The DNA region CGGCGACGTGCACGCCGACGCCGATCCGCCCCATCAGACTCTCCCCATCGGCTCCCCTGCGGCCGACCAGCACCGTAGCGCGGGGAGAATCGTTGGATCAGGGGTCGGGACCGTCCTACCCTGTTCGCCTTATGGGTCAGACCCAGCACCTCTCCCAAGCGGCCTACGACCGCCTGAAGACCGAGCACGACGACCTGACGACGCGGGGCCGCATCGAGATCGCCCGCAAGATCGAGACGGCACGTGAGCTCGGCGACCTCTCCGAGAACGGCGACTACCACGCCGCCAAGGAGGAGCAGGGGAAGATGGAGGGCCGCATCATCCAGCTGGCCTCCCTGATCGAGAACGCCGAGATCGTGGAGGCCGCCGAGACCTCCGGCGCGGTCGGCCTGGGCACTGTCGTGGGCATCCGCTACGAGGGCGACGACGACGTCGAGCGCTACCTCATAGGCTCGATCGAGGAGCGCCACGACGACCTCGACGTGATCAGCCCCTTGTCGCCCCTCGGCAAGGCCCTCCTGGGCGCCGGTCCCGGCGAAGCCGTGAGCTTCACCGCCCCCACGGGCGCGAAGCTCCAGGTCACCGTCGTCTCGGTCGACTAGCGGTCGACCAGCGCACCACCGGCGCACCACCCC from Acidimicrobiales bacterium includes:
- the greA gene encoding transcription elongation factor GreA, which produces MGQTQHLSQAAYDRLKTEHDDLTTRGRIEIARKIETARELGDLSENGDYHAAKEEQGKMEGRIIQLASLIENAEIVEAAETSGAVGLGTVVGIRYEGDDDVERYLIGSIEERHDDLDVISPLSPLGKALLGAGPGEAVSFTAPTGAKLQVTVVSVD